A stretch of the uncultured Bacteroides sp. genome encodes the following:
- a CDS encoding IS110 family transposase yields the protein MRTQSNKLNFEGENIYVGIDVHLKSWNVTIYTEYLHHKTFNQPPVPSILRDYLNTNFPGGTYYSAYEAGFCGFNIHFELKKLNINNIVVNPADIPTSQKEQILKNDSRDSMKIARSLRANELIGIHVPFIETLENRTLIRTRDTMVKDMTRFKQRIKALLYFYGISYPPEFEKSTSHWSRRFLKWLKEEVSLNTTNGNDALSLLVREVEQQRVLLLEINRKIHSLAVSEKYVKEIELIRSIPGIGLITGLTFLSEIEDIERFHNTDKLAGFVGIIPTCHSSGEIENYGEMTFRKKTILRKCLIESSWIAVRIDPALTRCFLQLCKRMEPNKAIIRIARKLLNRMYYVLKKRQKYECGVV from the coding sequence ATGCGTACACAAAGTAACAAACTAAATTTTGAAGGAGAAAATATTTATGTTGGAATTGATGTTCATTTGAAAAGTTGGAATGTGACAATTTACACAGAATACCTGCATCATAAAACATTCAACCAACCTCCTGTTCCTTCAATTTTACGAGACTATCTGAATACTAATTTTCCTGGTGGAACTTATTATTCAGCCTATGAAGCCGGATTCTGTGGATTTAATATTCATTTTGAACTTAAGAAACTAAATATAAATAATATTGTGGTTAATCCTGCTGATATACCAACTAGCCAGAAAGAACAGATACTTAAAAACGATTCCCGTGATAGTATGAAAATTGCCCGTTCTTTAAGAGCTAATGAACTCATTGGCATACATGTCCCATTCATTGAGACATTGGAAAACCGCACATTGATACGCACTCGAGACACAATGGTGAAGGATATGACTAGATTTAAACAGCGCATAAAAGCTTTGCTTTATTTTTATGGTATATCTTACCCTCCAGAATTTGAGAAATCAACCAGTCATTGGTCCAGACGTTTTCTTAAATGGTTAAAAGAGGAGGTATCACTTAATACAACGAATGGTAATGACGCCTTGTCATTACTCGTCAGGGAAGTAGAGCAACAAAGAGTTCTTTTATTGGAAATCAATAGAAAAATTCATAGTCTTGCTGTTTCTGAGAAATATGTGAAGGAGATAGAGTTAATAAGAAGCATTCCGGGAATTGGTTTAATTACAGGGCTTACTTTTTTGTCGGAGATAGAAGATATTGAACGATTCCACAATACAGACAAGTTAGCCGGTTTTGTAGGAATAATACCCACCTGTCATTCAAGTGGAGAGATTGAGAATTATGGAGAGATGACATTTAGAAAGAAAACGATTTTAAGAAAGTGTCTGATTGAAAGTTCCTGGATTGCAGTAAGAATAGATCCGGCATTGACAAGGTGTTTTTTACAACTCTGTAAAAGGATGGAGCCCAATAAAGCTATAATACGAATCGCAAGAAAACTATTAAACAGAATGTATTATGTTTTAAAAAAGAGACAAAAATATGAATGTGGAGTGGTTTAA